From the bacterium genome, the window GGCATGTGGCAACCTTTACTTCCATCCCGAGCGGAAGGGCGATATCGGCGGCGCGTAATGAAGCATTGCGTCCTGCCTCGTCCGAGTCATATGCCATAACCACGCGGTTTGAAATCTTCTTTAGCATGGTGAGATGCCCTTCGGTAAGCGCCGTTCCCGATGACGCGACGGTATGGGTAAAACCACCCTGATGGGACAATACGATATCCATTTGCCCTTCAACCAAAATCGCATAATCATGTTTCCGTATCGCCGTTTTCGCGCGGTGAAGTCCGTACAGAGCCTGCGATTTGTTGAAAAACACCGTATCCGGGCTGTTGAGGTATTTGGGAGCATCGGGGGTGTCGTGCAAGATTCTTCCCGAAAACGCTATGATACGGCCCACCGTGTCAAAAATCGGGAAAATAATTCGGTCGCGGAATGTGTCGTACGGATTGCCCTCTTCCCCCTTTTTAAGCAGCCCCACCTTTTCCATATCAACCTTATTGAATCCCTGCGAAATCATGGCTTCGTATAACGCCCGCCATTCATTGGGTGCGTATCCGATCCGCCACGTGGCAATTGTTTGAGAAAGCAATTTTCTTTTAAGAAGATAGTCCGTCGCCTCTTTGTTTTTCTTTAGATTTTCTTCAAAAAATTGCGTGGCCTTTTCGAGCAAGTCGTAGAGACGGTCGCGTTCTTCCTGTTTTTCTTTCGGCTCAAAAACAAGTTGCACGCCCGCTTTGTCGGCAAGCATTTTAAGCGCACCCTGAAAATCAACTCCTTCAACTTCTTGGATGAAAGAGAACATGTCGCCTCCTTTTCCCGAAGAAAAACAGTAGTAGAGTCCCTTCTCCGAGGACACGAAAAAAGAAGGAGTTTTTTCGTTGGTGAAAGGTGACAGACCTTTGTAGTGCTTACCTGCCTTCGTCAGTTTTACATAGGACCCTATAACATCAACGATATCGAGTTTTTCTTTTATTGTGGAAACGTTTGAAGAAGACATTAGATAGAGTTTTACTGGGGTTCAACTTCTGGCGCCCTGCGGCTTCCCCGCAGGGTTCTTTATGCTTCGCCTTCCTCTTCTGTCGTATTTTCGTACTGCCTTTGAAGCTTGTCGATTAATTCTTTTTTGGGACTTCCTTCATAACTGGTACCGGCGGGGATGAGACGCCCGATAATGACATTTTCCATGAGGCCGGAAAGGTGGTCTTCCTTACCGCGTATGGAAGCGTCTATAAGGACGCGGGTCGTGTGCTGGAATGAAGCGGCTGAAAGGAAGCTTTTCTTTGAAAGAGATACTTCGGTGATACCCATGATGACGGATTCGGTTTTCGCTTCCTCCCCGCCTCTTTCTTTGGCGGCAGCATTTTCTTTGGCAAGCGTTACATCATCTACCACGTCACCGACCGTAAGGGGCGTATCGCCCTGGTCTTTGATGCGGCGACGGGAAAACATCTGCTTCATGATAACTTCAATGTGTTTTCGCGATACCGTTTCTCCCTGCAATTCATACGGCTTCGTGATTTCTTTGATGATGTATTCTTGAGTTTTTTCCTTGCCTGCGAAACGGAACAATTCGTCGAGGTCGGCCGAACCGTCGGTAAGCATTTCTCCCTTGAGAACCTTGTCGCCCACTTTGACAAGAATCATGCGAGCCCGGCTGACGACATACTCAACCGAATCTTTCGATTTTCCTTTACTTCCTCCTTCCGGCAACATGGTAATGACCATGTCTTTGGCGGACGGCTGAATGTCGGAAATGACACCGTCAACATGACTTATGACAGCGGGGTTTTTG encodes:
- the dnaG gene encoding DNA primase, translating into MSSSNVSTIKEKLDIVDVIGSYVKLTKAGKHYKGLSPFTNEKTPSFFVSSEKGLYYCFSSGKGGDMFSFIQEVEGVDFQGALKMLADKAGVQLVFEPKEKQEERDRLYDLLEKATQFFEENLKKNKEATDYLLKRKLLSQTIATWRIGYAPNEWRALYEAMISQGFNKVDMEKVGLLKKGEEGNPYDTFRDRIIFPIFDTVGRIIAFSGRILHDTPDAPKYLNSPDTVFFNKSQALYGLHRAKTAIRKHDYAILVEGQMDIVLSHQGGFTHTVASSGTALTEGHLTMLKKISNRVVMAYDSDEAGRNASLRAADIALPLGMEVKVATCPQGKDPADVLGENTEDWKEIIKSSKHLIDFYLDKVISENKGNTRSLGKNIKEKVLPYVRGLSSSIEQAHFVKNISNKTNIREEALWQDLGKTAAGKTTEKNTTSTPYQPRLSPRDELVGIVYWQSGLPEPAVSADRITAIVEEYLGKEAVDTLLHGTEGMKEIFTIHVTELYGQRPVTEKKVREVAENYARTLLREEANIIQQEIKIAEEDKNETLLGNLLKKQADINQKIDRLSGIT